GATACGTCGGCACCGTGCGCCCTGCGACCGACGGCAGCATTTCCCGGATTTCGACGATTCGCCCGTCACCTCTCCCGTAACCGCCGCGAAACGCGGGAGCACTTGACCGTCACGCGTGCCTCGCGCGGGCCCCCGGGGAGGCCGAATCGGGTGGAATCCCCTCACGCCCGGGTCACAACAAATGGCGGCGAACGCCGATCCTGGCCGGGAGCCCCGCGCACGGACCGCCGGGTGAGGGAAATACGATCCGGGCGAATCGGTCGAGCCCGTACCGAATGCCCGCACGATCCACGTAACCGTGTTCAATTCCCGAACGGAAGGCGACGAAAGGGAACGGGACGGTCCGGTGGGGCCCGGTGAGGTCCGAGCCGGTCGAATGCGGTCGGGTCCGGTCGCACCCGGCTGGGCCGGGCCGGGTCGGACGTCGGGTCGGATCGCGTCCGGTCAGGCCGGGCTGGGACCACCGGAACGCCGGATCGGCCGGATCGCCGCCGGAAGACGAGGTACGGCCGGCACCGTGTCTCCGGTGCCGGCCGTACCTCGGATGCGGCCGTCCCGGCCGCCGTGAGGGCTGTCCCGCGGCTCGTGCCCGCCGGACGCCCTCGCTCCGCCCCACTCGGCCGCGCCCCTGGCCCGCCCGTCCCGCACCCCGGAGCCCGCGCCAGGACGGGTCGGGCCCGGCCGCCGGAGCTCACGCGACCGGAATCCGCACCTCTCAGCGTTCCCGGCGGACCTCGCGGACGAGGCTCTCGGGCAGGGCCAGGTTCCACGCCGTGATCACGGGCTGCCCGTGCTCGGTGCCCAGGCGGGAGATCGCCCCGGTGGCCAGTTGGAAGAGGCTTCCGCCCGCGGGGGGAAGGTCCAGATAGCGGGCGGTGAGCACGCGCAGGAAGTGGGAGTGGGCGACGAGCACGACGTCCTCGTCGCTCGCGAGGCCCTCGGCCGTCGCGCGCACCCCGGCGAGCACCTTGTCGGCCCGTTCGCCGATCTCGGCCGGGCTCTCGCCCGGGTGCGCGGTGGGACCGGCCTCGACCCCGTCGGTCCAGAGGTTCCACAGGGGCCG
The DNA window shown above is from Streptomyces sp. NBC_00247 and carries:
- a CDS encoding histidine phosphatase family protein, producing the protein MGELILIRHGETEWSRNGRHTSYTDLPLTEFGETQARALAPLLADRQVGLSLVSPSVRARRTAELAGLTSPRIIPELREWDYGGYEGITTIDIHRTRPLWNLWTDGVEAGPTAHPGESPAEIGERADKVLAGVRATAEGLASDEDVVLVAHSHFLRVLTARYLDLPPAGGSLFQLATGAISRLGTEHGQPVITAWNLALPESLVREVRRER